TTTTTTCTGTTGAAAGGAACATTCTTCGGTGGTGGTTCAGAGGTAAAATAGACCACGTACCAAAGTTAGCAATTGTTACCATTCAGGGTTATTTGGAAATGACACATAAGTATTGTACCTCCTGTTTTCAGGGTGAAGTCGAAGATGAGAAGTCTCGAAAGAAGAGGGAAAAAATGGAGAAAAAGGCATCTAGAGGGAAGATGGTGAAAACCAGGACCCGTTGATATGACACATACATACCCCATGCCTTGGAAGAGTAGGTTGGTTTCTCATATCATAGCTGTCCAACTAGAGTGCAAGCTGTTGGCGAGTTTGCTAACATGAATGATATGATTCATGTATCATTTGATCCGACAGCTAGCACAAATGTCAACTAATCTTTAAGTTATGATGAATACCAGCATTGGTATTTGTATATTTCCTGACCCTTTTGGTTATGTAAACCAACAATGAGGCATGGTAACCCAGACATGTTAGTGACACATTTGAGACtgagttttttctttttcttggtaGAGAATCTTGTCATTTCGAGGCTTCGATGTTGTCTTTGTTACGAACTTCATATGTTGCCTTTGTGATAGCTAAAAATTTCATTAGGAAGTGCCTCGCTTCCATTGCATAAAAAAGGAGTGGAAACACAACTTATCTTGAACTAAATCGAGGCCTGATTCTCAGAGATACATTGCAGGACAGATAAGAGTAATAATTTTGTTTTAAATTTCTTATTATAATTAACTACTCGCTCTGTTCACAAATATATTGGATATTTCAATACGAACTACATACTTCCGATTCGgaaaaaagttagaacatcttcTATTTGTGAACGGATGGAATACTTTACAAGTTGCATGGAAGCTCTACTCGGTTTAATTTTGGGCAAGAACCATGAATGTGTTATACACGCCTTCTTTTGTTCAGCGTGCTATTCAGAAACCCACTTTCAAAAGTATTTATTTCCAAACTCCAAAGGTTTTCTGCAAGCCCACATAACTATCAACTGCTTTGGTATTTCACTTCACCGCCTCTCCGGCGACAGAGCAGGCAGTAGACGGTGCCGGCGACGAAAAAGCTCACAAACCAGGCATTGTTGTAGGCTGCGACGAAGGCACTGGAGACACTCGGCAGAACGCCAACCTTGTGCAGAAACCCCGGCACGATCGGGGCAACTCCGGCCGCCATCGCCACCATGGCGGCAACGTTGAAACCACCCTGGAAGTAGTAGGGGCTCTCCCTCTCCTCCGAGTAGAGCGCGTCGACGTCCAAGGCGGTGCGCCTCACAATGTAGTGGTCGGCGAGGATGACCCCTCCGATGGGGCCCATGAGCGCCGAGTAGCCCAGCAGCCAGGTGTAGACGAAGCTCTCGCTGGAGCTGAGCAGCCGCCACGGCTGGCAGGCGATGCCGAGCAACGCGGTGATGAGCGCCCCCTGCGAGAACGTGAACCTCCGCGGGCTCATGCTGACGAACGCGTTCGCCGGCGCCACTACGTTGGCAGCGATGTTGGTCGTGATGGTCGCGAGGCTGATGCCGAAGATGGCGAGGACCGTCGTCGCCGGCCCGCCGATGCGCCCGAGGAGCTCGATTGGGTCGGAGATGATGTGGCCGAATATGGCCTCGGTGGAGGAGGTCACGGCGAGCCCCGCGAAGGTGAACATGCCCATGAACACCGGCAGCCCGGCCTGGCCGAGCACCTGGTCTGCCTGGCTGCGCGCGTACCGCGCGAAGTCCGGTATGTTGATGGCCACCGTGGCCCAGAAGCCGATGTTCGCCGTGAGCGCCGGGAAGAACACCTTCCAGAACTCGGCGCCCGTCAGCCGCGGCGGCAGCGAGAGGATGCGCCCGAAGCCGCCGGCGGTCACGTAGGCCCAGGTGAGCAGCGCGGAGGTGAGCAC
The sequence above is a segment of the Aegilops tauschii subsp. strangulata cultivar AL8/78 chromosome 6, Aet v6.0, whole genome shotgun sequence genome. Coding sequences within it:
- the LOC109740626 gene encoding purine-uracil permease NCS1 — its product is MAVSMAMSRALAVRQPNHFRHRLVSTSSQQASPPRLPLLSPRGPSLTLAGRPRMLPARPRLSGSESDLSPTPLSERTMTAWDLASLWIGLVVGVPSYYLAGSLVDLGMSALQGVATVAFANLVVLVCLVLTAAPAVTHGLPFPVLARATFGVRGAHVPAVIRALVGCGWFGIESWIGGRAVFLLLPSALKTYQPLLTPVPGLGAAPLEFACFLAFWAAQLGVIMNGMEGIRKLERYSAPVLIVLTSALLTWAYVTAGGFGRILSLPPRLTGAEFWKVFFPALTANIGFWATVAINIPDFARYARSQADQVLGQAGLPVFMGMFTFAGLAVTSSTEAIFGHIISDPIELLGRIGGPATTVLAIFGISLATITTNIAANVVAPANAFVSMSPRRFTFSQGALITALLGIACQPWRLLSSSESFVYTWLLGYSALMGPIGGVILADHYIVRRTALDVDALYSEERESPYYFQGGFNVAAMVAMAAGVAPIVPGFLHKVGVLPSVSSAFVAAYNNAWFVSFFVAGTVYCLLCRRRGGEVKYQSS